A stretch of Apium graveolens cultivar Ventura unplaced genomic scaffold, ASM990537v1 ctg7820, whole genome shotgun sequence DNA encodes these proteins:
- the LOC141704424 gene encoding uncharacterized protein LOC141704424, which produces MGRSNRMCLAIMKRTIPTGFRGSIVESTSTKKFLSEIEQYFSKNEKAETSNILSKLVTMKYKGKGNIREYIIGMSNFAGKLKELKLELSDDLLVHLVLISLPPQFGHFVVNYNTQKEKWTINKLISHFVQEE; this is translated from the coding sequence ATGGGGCGCTCAAATCGCATGTGTCTGGCGATCATGAAGCGAACGATTCCCACTGGATTTCGGGGCTCTATTGTTGAGAGCACAAGTACCAAGAAGTTCCTCTCCGAGATTGAGCAATATTTTTCTAAGAATGAGAAAGCGGAAACGAGTAATATTCTGTCAAAACTCGTGACCATGAAGTATAAAGGAAAGGGGAACATAAGGGAGTACATCATTGGGATGTCTAATTTTGCTGGAAAACTCAAGGAACTCAAGTTAGAACTTTCGGATGACTTACTTGTTCACTTGGTTCTTATTTCTCTGCCTCCTCAGTTTGGACACTTTGTGGTGAATTACAATACTCAAAAGGAAAAATGGACTATTAATAAGCTCATTTCACACTTTGTGCAAGAGGAATAG
- the LOC141704422 gene encoding uncharacterized protein LOC141704422 has protein sequence MSGDRDSTVFIGNLDERVSERVLYDILIQAGRVVDLYIPRDRETNRPKGIAFAEYESEEIADYAVRLFSGLVTLYNRTLRFAISGQDKVAVGSMPKGRQYTDTEDVTPHSAPHSSYMFSSPRSQYAQVPTPPGVSHEYNRPRSYSDRNGYAYNGGRHFGSAFDSITRSR, from the exons ATGTCCGGCGACCGTGATTCTACTGTTTTCATAG GCAATCTGGATGAACGAGTGAGTGAGAGAGTTTTGTATGACATATTAATTCAGGCAGGGCGTGTTGTCGACTTGTACATTCCTCGAGACAGAGAAACTAATCGACCCAAGGGCATTGCTTTTGCTGAATATGAAAGTGAGGAGATTGCAGATTATGCTGTCAGGCTATTTTCTGGTCTTGTGACTCTTTATAACCGAACTCTGAGATTTGCG ATTTCTGGACAAGACAAGGTTGCAGTTGGCTCCATGCCTAAAGGAAGACAGTACACTGATACCGAAGATGTTACTCCACACTCCGCACCACATTCATCATATATGTTCTCATCGCCACGATCACAGTATGCTCAAG TGCCAACTCCTCCTGGTGTTTCTCATGAATATAATCGTCCTAGATCATATTCTGACCGGAATGGGTATGCTTATAATGGTGGAAGACATTTTGGGTCAGCGTTTGATAGTATAACCAGATCTAGGTAG
- the LOC141704425 gene encoding ARS-binding protein 1-like: protein MASHLKGVTKSTMTDEARKALCEYKRENSSCTQKDLQLWLENKFHLKVSQGTISNTLKRSADYLAANYLEKRKDIKRHKPAKYPDMEKVLYEWFLQYQDRVNMT from the coding sequence ATGGCTTCTCATCTAAAAGGTGTCACAAAATCAACAATGACGGATGAAGCAAGAAAAGCATTATGTGAATATAAAAGAGAAAATTCATCATGCACTCAAAAAGATCTCCAGTTGTGGCTCGAGAATAAGTTTCATCTAAAAGTTAGTCAAGGTACAATATCAAATACACTGAAAAGGTCAGCAGACTATCTTGCAGCTAATTACTTGGAGAAAAGAAAAGATATTAAGCGACATAAACCAGCAAAATATCCAGATATGGAGAAGGTTCTCTATGAATGGTTTCTCCAGTACCAAGATCGTGTTAATATGACATGA
- the LOC141704426 gene encoding uncharacterized protein LOC141704426 yields the protein MSNLKKLEFNALDITDNNYLTWILDAEIHLNAMGLGDTIKEGNVKTEQEKAKAMIFLRNHLHEGLKTEYLTVKDLLNLWYDLKERYDHQKTVILPKARYDWLHLRLQDYKSVSEYNSAMFKITSQLKLCGENVTDKDMLEKTYSTFHANNMLLQQQYRERGFTKYSELISVLLLAEQNNELLIKNHQAPPTGSTPFSEVNTVTNNDFGRGRRFGRGRGHARGCGFGHGRGHKYRNFSNFKRKPHHQKWTKNEEMPKGNMMGQRVESICHHCGMKGH from the coding sequence ATGTCAAATCTCAAGAAACTTGAATTCAACGCACTTGATATCACCGACAATAATTATTTAACGTGGATTCTTGATGCTGAAATCCACCTTAATGCTATGGGTCTTGGAGACACCATAAAGGAAGGAAATGTGAAAACTGAGCAAGAAAAGGCAAAAGCCATGATATTCCTTCGAAATCACCTTCATGAAGGCTTGAAAACTGAATACTTGACTGTTAAGGATCTGTTAAACCTTTGGTATGATCTAAAAGAGAGATATGATCATCAAAAAACTGTTATACTCCCTAAGGCTCGCTATGATTGGCTACACTTACGCTTGCAAGATTATAAAAGTGTAAGCGAGTACAATTCAGCAATGTTCAAAATCACTTCTCAACTGAAATTATGCGGTGAAAATGTAACCGATAAAGATATGCTGGAAAAGACTTATTCCACTTTTCATGCCAACAATATGCTCCTGCAGCAGCAATATCGTGAACGGGGGTTCACGAAATATTCTGAACTTATTTCTGTCCTGCTTCTTGCTGAGCAAAATAATGAACTTTTGATAAAAAATCATCAAGCTCCTCCAACTGGTTCCACACCATTCTCTGAAGTGAATACTGTTACTAATAATGATTTTGGACGAGGACGTAGATTTGGACGAGGCCGTGGACATGCCCGTGGATGTGGTTTTGGGCATGGTCGAGGTCATAAAtatcgaaacttctcaaatttTAAAAGGAAGCCTCACCACCAGAAGTGGACAAAGAATGAGGAAATGCCTAAGGGAAATATGATGGGTCAAAGGGTTGAAAGCATTTGTCATCATTGTGGAATGAAAGGGCACTGA